A region from the uncultured Bacteroides sp. genome encodes:
- a CDS encoding RHS repeat-associated core domain-containing protein has product MSWTTSGDKTRGYKFAYDNLSRLTAAGYLEAGTANVSYGTSYNYDKHGNMTNLVRNGRTGTSTFGTVDNLSMSYAGNQLLKADDTGTTVTLSASMDFKNNSTAAKEYFYDLNGNLMQDLNKGITGITYNFLNLPQSVTINNTLGQATNTYTYAADGRKLRANIGSKQTDYVGNVIYESVNEGTATLKRILVDGGYIEGGVYYFYLTDHLGNNRVVANASGGIVQTNHYYPFGMSFAEGVTTSGQPYKYNGKELDTERGLNLYDYSARLMDPALGRFSTVNPSTEKYYSTSPYFYCGGNPIKFIDPNGMDWFVNNQNGNVVFVRGVSELNDKLRDKYGLGNYKYENLGQDQMFGNNLKIIEKRDVLTFDGPIFAEKFMNKQGYEKAERVRIEETKTITTDFGESGKINKDRSFDLIEKNRATTYATPDKLNIKSNMSKRTDGDIYKKNVEIETVRYDLIKPAGQSSYKNAYYGEQRTGNNVNSAITGIGLILDLLKWKR; this is encoded by the coding sequence ATGAGCTGGACCACAAGCGGTGATAAAACAAGAGGTTACAAATTCGCTTATGATAACCTCTCCCGATTAACGGCAGCCGGTTATCTGGAAGCCGGAACGGCCAACGTGAGTTACGGAACTTCATATAACTACGACAAGCATGGCAACATGACGAACCTGGTTCGTAACGGCCGTACGGGAACGAGTACTTTCGGTACGGTTGATAACCTGAGCATGAGCTATGCGGGCAATCAGTTGCTCAAAGCGGATGATACGGGAACAACCGTCACTTTGTCGGCATCGATGGACTTTAAGAACAACTCCACGGCAGCGAAAGAATATTTTTACGATTTAAATGGTAATTTAATGCAAGATTTAAACAAAGGAATAACCGGAATTACGTATAATTTTTTAAATTTGCCGCAGAGTGTCACAATTAATAATACTCTTGGTCAGGCAACGAATACGTATACGTATGCCGCCGACGGTCGTAAGTTGAGAGCCAACATCGGCAGTAAGCAGACGGATTATGTTGGCAATGTGATCTATGAAAGTGTAAACGAAGGTACAGCAACTCTCAAACGTATTTTGGTTGATGGCGGTTATATAGAAGGTGGTGTTTATTACTTTTACTTAACTGATCATTTGGGCAATAACCGTGTGGTAGCGAATGCCAGTGGAGGTATTGTTCAGACGAATCATTATTATCCGTTCGGTATGTCGTTTGCGGAAGGTGTTACTACAAGCGGGCAGCCTTACAAGTACAACGGTAAGGAACTGGATACGGAAAGAGGACTAAATTTGTATGATTACTCGGCTCGGTTGATGGATCCTGCTTTGGGTAGGTTTAGTACGGTGAATCCTTCGACGGAGAAGTATTATTCTACTTCACCGTATTTCTATTGTGGAGGAAATCCAATAAAATTTATTGATCCAAATGGGATGGATTGGTTTGTCAATAATCAAAATGGAAATGTTGTCTTTGTTAGAGGTGTGTCTGAATTAAATGATAAACTAAGAGATAAATATGGTTTAGGAAATTACAAATACGAAAATCTGGGACAAGATCAAATGTTTGGCAATAATTTAAAAATAATAGAAAAAAGAGATGTACTAACTTTTGATGGACCAATTTTCGCCGAGAAATTCATGAATAAGCAAGGTTACGAAAAAGCCGAAAGAGTTAGAATTGAAGAAACGAAAACTATTACCACAGATTTTGGAGAAAGTGGGAAAATCAACAAAGACAGAAGTTTTGATTTAATTGAAAAAAATAGAGCGACAACATATGCAACACCTGATAAATTGAATATCAAATCAAATATGTCTAAAAGGACAGATGGAGATATCTACAAAAAAAATGTTGAAATTGAGACAGTTAGATATGATCTGATTAAACCAGCAGGGCAAAGTTCTTATAAGAATGCTTATTATGGAGAACAACGTACTGGAAACAATGTTAATAGTGCAATAACTGGTATTGGTCTTATTCTCGATTTATTAAAATGGAAACGATAA
- a CDS encoding NTF2 fold immunity protein: MNIRTLLVIVLCIALFVGCNANVSQEKNMQEQSDFVIDDSLSLCYYLNVEGYLPKEGFVPTADIAFQIAKSVLIRIYGKEQIESEKPFSVNLENGIWIIEGHLEAGSFGGVAYLELKKSNGEILKVIHGE; the protein is encoded by the coding sequence ATGAATATACGTACCCTTTTAGTAATAGTCTTGTGTATTGCTTTGTTTGTAGGCTGTAATGCAAATGTTTCGCAAGAGAAGAATATGCAAGAACAATCTGATTTTGTGATAGATGATAGTCTTTCTTTGTGTTATTATCTAAATGTAGAAGGTTATTTACCCAAAGAAGGATTTGTACCTACAGCAGATATTGCATTCCAAATAGCTAAATCAGTGCTGATTAGAATATATGGAAAGGAGCAAATTGAAAGTGAAAAACCATTTTCTGTTAATTTGGAAAATGGAATATGGATTATAGAAGGTCATTTAGAAGCAGGCTCTTTTGGTGGTGTAGCTTATCTGGAACTCAAAAAGAGTAATGGCGAGATACTGAAAGTTATTCATGGTGAATAA
- a CDS encoding RHS repeat-associated core domain-containing protein → MYYDYRGRVIQTKSNNHLTGGIEKAYVAYNFTGQPIQKKHIHSATGKTTQTELYTYTYDHAGRLLTTKHKLNTAAEVTLAEDTYDELGRLKTSKKNNQSNLATTYTYNVRSWMKSSASPLFSQTLYYNDSYGNNTPSYNGNISAMSWTTSGDKTRGYNFAYDNLSRLTAAGYLEGGTANTSYGTSYNYDKHGNMTNLVRNGRTGTSTFDTVDNLSMSYAGNQLIKADDTGTTVTLSASMDFKNNSTAAKEYYYDLNGNLTQDLNKGITGITYNFLNLPQSVTINNTLGQATNTYTYAADGRKLRANIGSKQTDYVGNVIYEGGALKRILVDGGYIEGGAYYFYLTDHLGNNRVVANASGGIVQTNHYYPFGMSFAEGVTTSGQPYKYNGKELDTERGLNLYDYSARLMDPALGRFSTVDPKSEKYYSVSPYVYCANNSVDRVDPDGRDWRVQTKYNPETDKIEYIMTVNAVLYNNSSNRDINMEQLATSITKQVNDTYNTSGNDFVAKMNFNLKVVDSSDEIGERDHVFQIVDQRQFRTIDSQNGVAANASSFGLSINIGTNLVENVLNGRNQRTLAHELGHTGGLEHLSEKKDINNLMMQASPIHEFGGNYNESTQIYHSQIEEIRNNYINDRLNQYSPLIRTWYGKKILGK, encoded by the coding sequence ATGTATTACGACTACCGAGGCCGTGTAATTCAAACCAAATCCAACAATCATCTAACGGGTGGCATTGAGAAGGCGTATGTTGCTTATAACTTCACGGGCCAACCCATACAGAAGAAACACATTCATTCAGCCACGGGCAAAACCACCCAGACGGAACTCTATACCTACACGTACGATCATGCAGGCAGATTGCTCACCACAAAGCACAAATTGAATACGGCAGCGGAAGTAACTCTTGCCGAAGACACGTATGACGAGCTGGGAAGGCTGAAGACAAGCAAGAAGAACAATCAATCCAACCTGGCCACGACATACACTTACAACGTTCGTTCGTGGATGAAATCTTCCGCCTCCCCACTTTTCAGCCAAACGTTGTACTATAACGATTCTTACGGAAACAATACTCCGAGCTACAATGGTAACATCTCTGCGATGAGCTGGACCACAAGCGGTGATAAAACAAGAGGTTACAACTTCGCTTATGATAACCTCTCCCGATTGACGGCAGCCGGTTATCTGGAAGGGGGAACGGCCAATACGAGTTACGGTACTTCATATAACTACGACAAGCATGGCAACATGACGAACCTGGTTCGTAACGGCCGTACGGGAACGAGTACTTTCGATACGGTTGATAACCTGAGCATGAGCTATGCGGGCAATCAGTTGATCAAAGCGGATGATACGGGAACAACCGTCACTTTGTCGGCATCGATGGACTTTAAGAACAACTCCACGGCTGCGAAAGAATATTATTACGACTTAAATGGTAATTTAACGCAAGATTTAAACAAAGGAATAACCGGAATTACGTATAATTTTTTAAATTTGCCGCAGAGTGTCACAATTAATAATACTCTTGGTCAGGCAACGAATACGTACACGTATGCTGCCGACGGGCGTAAACTGAGAGCCAACATCGGCAGCAAGCAGACGGATTATGTTGGCAATGTGATCTATGAAGGCGGGGCACTGAAACGTATCCTGGTTGATGGCGGTTATATAGAAGGTGGTGCTTATTACTTCTATTTAACTGATCATTTGGGCAATAACCGTGTGGTGGCTAATGCCAGTGGAGGAATCGTTCAGACGAATCATTATTATCCGTTCGGAATGTCTTTTGCGGAAGGTGTTACTACAAGCGGGCAGCCTTACAAGTACAACGGTAAGGAACTGGATACGGAAAGAGGATTGAATTTGTATGATTACTCGGCTCGGTTGATGGATCCTGCTTTGGGTAGGTTTAGTACGGTGGACCCAAAATCGGAGAAATACTATTCTGTGAGCCCTTATGTTTATTGTGCAAATAATTCGGTGGATCGAGTTGATCCTGATGGAAGGGATTGGCGTGTTCAGACAAAGTACAATCCTGAAACAGATAAGATAGAATATATCATGACTGTAAATGCCGTTCTTTATAACAATTCGAGTAATCGGGACATTAATATGGAACAGCTAGCCACATCAATAACAAAGCAAGTCAATGATACATATAATACCTCAGGAAATGACTTTGTTGCAAAAATGAATTTCAATTTGAAAGTGGTGGATTCGTCAGATGAAATAGGAGAAAGAGATCATGTATTTCAAATAGTTGATCAGCGCCAATTTAGAACAATCGATTCACAGAATGGAGTTGCTGCGAATGCTTCCTCATTTGGCTTAAGCATCAATATAGGAACAAATTTAGTTGAGAATGTTCTTAATGGAAGGAATCAAAGGACTCTTGCTCACGAACTGGGGCATACCGGAGGATTGGAACATTTGAGTGAGAAAAAAGATATAAATAATTTGATGATGCAGGCCTCTCCTATTCATGAATTTGGTGGAAATTACAACGAGTCTACTCAAATTTATCATAGTCAAATAGAAGAGATAAGAAATAATTATATAAATGATAGGCTGAACCAATACTCTCCTTTGATCAGGACTTGGTATGGCAAGAAAATCTTAGGGAAATGA
- a CDS encoding DUF6443 domain-containing protein produces MKATYYTRILLILSLLSVSTIGRVYSQSSGQNYIQTRTYTNDSGTTYLDAIQYYDGLGRPFQTVQRGITPNGSDLADYQEYDGVGRESSKWLPVVLQNNNGAFASLSTIKSNINASYPGEAKPYSVPVYEASPLNRVLEQYGPGQAWQNNSRSAKTAYLANMADNDTLNCVYYKVADTSNSTDTLVSIIRSGNYETAQLYVTRSTDQDGNASFEFKDKLGQVVLTRQIVRSGSTKIMYDTYYIYDDYGNLAAVLPPLASDNMKSGTSWTNANSALLRNYAYLYRYDSRNRCIQKRLPGTSWTYYVYDKGDRLIFSQDGAQRAQGKWLFSIPDAFGRTVLTGVCSSTGSKTISVGAFEANILKGIFATTGTYNGYNLQLDGSTLTLTGATVGTASYYDNYNFLQLSGFSTLAYDSSAQTSYGGRYTGGYQGMLTGSYTAQAPGSTASVSLCSAFYYDDRNRIIQSASTNHLGGKETECVFYTFTGQPLRKKHIHTATGQTTQTELYTYTYDHAGRLLTTKHKLNTAAEVILAENTYDELGRLKTSKNNNQSNLATTYTYNVRSWMKSSASPLFSQTLYYNDSYGNNTPSYNGNISAMSWTTSGDKTRGYNFAYDNLSRLTAAGYLEGGTANASYGTSYNYDKHGNMTNLVRNGRTGTSTFGTVDNLSMSYAGNQLIKADDTGTTVTLSASMDFKNNSTAAKEYFYDLNGNLTQDLNKGITGITYNFLNLPQSVVISNTLGQATNTYTYAADGRKLRANIGSKQTDYVGNVIYEGGALKRILVDGGYIEGGAYYFYLTDHLGNNRVVANASGGIVQTNHYYPFGMSFAEGVTTSGQPYKYNGKELDTERGLNLYDYSARLMDPALGRFSTVDPSTEKYYSWSPYVYVGNNPIITTDPTGMDWYQDKYNNAFWREGSNSIEGYTNIGSSFSYEIAGGTYLNQYQNTIVSESNSPVDAFQTISNSKSLQNNLLGSESDLSSESQSRLYKGLIGKANEEIGMATGRALLTIEAVVSGAASLNAVGRLGVGLLSRGAAKAGSRAFFSGAGTEVRAVEAGFQTLGQTRAGQNLQDLITSKNIPWSEAEPMWQRLSATWAKGVPNGSSVPVFLNNPRAGAVWFQTELPILQSKGINLIYK; encoded by the coding sequence ATGAAAGCAACATACTATACCAGAATATTATTAATATTGTCACTTCTTAGCGTCTCGACAATCGGCCGGGTTTATTCCCAATCCAGCGGTCAGAACTACATCCAGACTCGTACGTATACCAATGATTCCGGAACCACTTATCTGGATGCCATCCAGTATTACGACGGTTTGGGTCGCCCATTTCAAACGGTACAGCGAGGTATTACCCCGAATGGTTCCGATTTGGCCGATTATCAGGAATATGACGGTGTCGGACGTGAATCGAGCAAGTGGCTTCCGGTGGTTTTGCAGAATAACAATGGCGCTTTCGCCAGTCTGAGCACGATCAAGAGCAACATAAACGCTAGTTATCCGGGAGAAGCCAAACCTTATAGTGTTCCAGTTTATGAAGCTTCTCCGCTAAATAGGGTTTTGGAGCAATATGGTCCGGGCCAGGCTTGGCAAAACAATTCTCGGAGTGCGAAAACAGCTTATCTGGCCAATATGGCCGATAACGACACGCTTAACTGCGTCTACTACAAGGTGGCAGATACTTCGAACTCTACCGATACGCTGGTAAGTATCATACGATCCGGTAACTATGAAACGGCCCAGTTATATGTTACCCGCAGCACGGACCAAGACGGGAACGCTTCCTTCGAGTTTAAGGATAAACTGGGGCAGGTGGTGCTCACCCGACAAATCGTTCGCAGCGGGAGTACCAAAATAATGTATGATACCTATTACATTTATGACGATTATGGCAATCTGGCTGCGGTACTTCCTCCTCTGGCCTCTGATAATATGAAAAGCGGCACTTCGTGGACGAACGCCAACTCGGCGCTTCTGCGAAACTACGCCTACCTGTATCGTTACGATAGCCGTAACCGCTGCATACAGAAACGGCTTCCCGGCACAAGCTGGACTTACTACGTGTATGATAAAGGCGACCGCCTGATCTTCTCTCAGGACGGAGCGCAACGCGCACAAGGCAAATGGCTGTTTTCTATACCCGACGCCTTTGGCAGAACTGTGCTTACGGGAGTTTGTAGCTCCACGGGTAGCAAGACGATATCCGTGGGGGCTTTCGAGGCTAATATACTGAAAGGGATATTTGCCACCACCGGCACTTACAACGGCTATAATCTGCAACTGGACGGCTCCACGCTCACCCTGACGGGTGCCACGGTAGGTACCGCTTCCTATTACGACAATTATAACTTTCTTCAGTTGAGTGGCTTTTCGACTCTGGCCTACGATTCTTCGGCCCAAACGAGTTATGGCGGCAGATACACGGGAGGCTATCAGGGCATGCTTACGGGCAGTTATACCGCTCAGGCTCCCGGAAGCACTGCTTCTGTGTCCCTTTGTTCCGCTTTCTATTATGACGACCGTAATCGTATCATTCAATCGGCAAGTACCAATCATCTGGGAGGTAAAGAGACGGAGTGCGTATTCTATACTTTTACCGGCCAACCCCTGCGTAAGAAACATATCCATACGGCCACAGGTCAAACCACCCAGACAGAACTCTACACCTACACGTACGACCATGCAGGCAGATTGCTCACCACAAAGCACAAATTGAATACGGCAGCGGAAGTAATTCTTGCCGAAAACACGTATGACGAACTGGGAAGGCTGAAGACAAGCAAGAATAATAATCAATCCAACCTGGCCACGACGTACACTTACAACGTTCGTTCGTGGATGAAATCTTCCGCCTCCCCACTTTTCAGCCAGACGTTGTATTATAACGATTCTTACGGAAACAATACTCCGAGCTACAATGGTAACATCTCTGCGATGAGCTGGACCACAAGCGGTGATAAAACAAGAGGTTACAACTTCGCTTATGATAACCTCTCCCGATTAACGGCAGCCGGTTATCTGGAAGGAGGAACGGCCAACGCGAGTTACGGAACTTCATATAACTACGACAAGCATGGCAACATGACGAACCTGGTTCGTAACGGCCGTACGGGAACGAGTACTTTCGGTACGGTTGATAACCTGAGCATGAGCTATGCGGGCAATCAGTTGATCAAAGCGGATGATACGGGAACAACCGTCACTTTGTCGGCATCGATGGACTTTAAGAACAACTCCACGGCAGCGAAAGAATATTTTTACGACTTAAATGGTAATTTAACGCAAGATTTAAACAAAGGAATAACCGGAATTACGTATAATTTTTTAAATTTGCCGCAGAGTGTTGTGATTAGTAACACATTGGGACAGGCAACGAATACGTACACGTATGCTGCCGACGGCCGTAAACTGAGAGCCAACATCGGCAGCAAGCAGACGGATTATGTTGGCAATGTGATCTATGAAGGCGGGGCATTGAAACGTATCCTGGTTGATGGCGGTTATATAGAAGGTGGTGCTTATTACTTCTATCTGACTGATCATTTGGGCAATAACCGTGTGGTGGCGAATGCCAGTGGAGGAATCGTTCAGACGAATCATTATTATCCGTTCGGAATGTCGTTTGCGGAAGGTGTAACTACAAGCGGGCAGCCTTACAAGTACAACGGTAAGGAACTGGATACGGAGAGGGGATTGAATTTGTATGATTACTCTGCTAGATTGATGGATCCTGCTTTGGGTAGGTTTAGTACGGTGGATCCTTCGACGGAGAAGTATTATTCTTGGTCTCCTTATGTTTATGTAGGAAATAATCCGATAATTACCACAGACCCTACGGGTATGGATTGGTATCAGGATAAATACAATAATGCTTTTTGGCGGGAAGGAAGTAACAGTATAGAAGGATATACGAATATCGGTTCGAGTTTCTCTTATGAAATAGCGGGAGGAACTTATCTGAATCAATATCAGAATACGATTGTTTCCGAATCCAATAGTCCTGTTGATGCTTTTCAGACAATTAGCAATAGTAAGAGCCTCCAAAATAATCTTTTGGGTAGTGAGAGCGACTTGTCTTCCGAATCTCAATCCAGGCTTTATAAAGGATTGATTGGCAAGGCGAATGAGGAAATAGGCATGGCAACGGGCCGGGCATTGTTAACAATAGAAGCGGTTGTTAGTGGAGCTGCTAGTTTGAATGCCGTGGGGAGATTAGGTGTTGGCTTGTTGAGTAGAGGAGCTGCTAAGGCGGGAAGCAGGGCATTTTTCTCAGGAGCGGGAACTGAGGTACGAGCTGTTGAAGCAGGCTTTCAAACATTAGGGCAAACAAGGGCAGGGCAGAATTTACAAGATTTAATAACCAGTAAAAATATTCCTTGGTCAGAAGCAGAACCGATGTGGCAAAGATTATCAGCTACATGGGCAAAAGGTGTTCCTAACGGTAGTTCTGTTCCAGTGTTTTTGAATAATCCAAGAGCTGGTGCGGTTTGGTTTCAAACTGAACTTCCGATATTGCAATCAAAAGGTATTAATTTAATTTATAAATAA
- a CDS encoding AGE family epimerase/isomerase: MKKMISVLASEMEEVLAGNILPYWMNKMVDEVNGGFYGRITGTEELMPEAEKGAILNARILWTYSAAYRLLHRDEYLQMATRAKRTIIDSFYDKEFGGIYWSLDYKGEPLDTKKQIYAIGFAIYGLSEYYRATSDTEALTYAIHLFESIEAHSFDADKNGYCEALTRGWGEMADVRLSDKDANERKTMNTHLHILEPYTNLYRVWKDERLEKQLRNLIYLFTDKILNKGNHHLQLFFNDDWENKYNIISYGHDIEASWLIHEAAIELGDKELLATVEPLVRQIAHAAADGFTPGAGMIYERNLDNGHLDADRHWWVQAETVVGYLNLYQHFGDEEALNKALDCWNFIKSHLIDRENGEWFWSIRADGTVNREDDKAGFWKCPYHNGRMCMEVMERI, translated from the coding sequence ATGAAAAAGATGATCTCTGTGCTTGCTTCTGAAATGGAAGAGGTACTTGCCGGCAACATTCTGCCTTATTGGATGAATAAGATGGTCGATGAAGTGAACGGGGGCTTTTATGGTCGCATCACCGGTACGGAAGAGCTGATGCCCGAGGCTGAAAAAGGAGCTATTCTGAATGCCCGTATCTTGTGGACTTACTCGGCTGCCTATCGCCTTTTGCATCGGGATGAATATCTGCAGATGGCTACCCGCGCCAAACGAACGATTATTGATTCCTTTTATGATAAAGAGTTTGGCGGCATTTACTGGTCTCTTGATTATAAGGGAGAACCACTGGATACCAAGAAGCAGATTTATGCCATTGGTTTTGCCATCTATGGATTAAGTGAATATTATCGTGCCACATCGGATACCGAAGCGCTTACTTACGCCATTCATCTGTTCGAAAGCATCGAGGCTCATAGTTTTGATGCCGATAAGAATGGCTATTGTGAGGCGCTGACCCGTGGGTGGGGCGAGATGGCGGATGTGCGACTGAGCGATAAAGATGCCAACGAGCGGAAGACGATGAATACGCATCTGCACATTCTGGAACCTTACACCAACCTTTATCGGGTTTGGAAGGATGAACGGCTGGAGAAGCAATTACGAAACCTCATTTATCTCTTTACTGATAAGATACTTAATAAAGGCAATCATCACTTGCAACTGTTCTTCAATGATGATTGGGAAAACAAGTACAACATTATCTCTTACGGGCACGACATTGAAGCATCCTGGCTCATTCATGAAGCGGCTATCGAACTGGGCGACAAAGAGTTACTTGCTACCGTTGAACCTCTTGTGCGGCAGATTGCTCATGCAGCTGCCGATGGATTTACTCCGGGTGCGGGGATGATTTACGAAAGAAATCTCGATAATGGCCACCTCGATGCCGACCGGCACTGGTGGGTGCAAGCCGAAACAGTGGTTGGTTACCTGAATCTCTATCAACACTTTGGCGATGAAGAAGCTTTGAACAAAGCCCTTGACTGCTGGAACTTTATCAAATCTCACCTTATAGACCGTGAAAACGGCGAATGGTTCTGGAGCATTCGTGCCGATGGTACCGTAAACCGTGAAGACGACAAAGCCGGCTTCTGGAAATGCCCGTACCACAACGGGCGGATGTGCATGGAAGTAATGGAACGTATATAA